DNA from Streptosporangiales bacterium:
CGTCGTCGACACCCCCAACTGCCCCGCCAAATCCGCCTGCACCAACCGCGAACCCCCCACCAACGCCCCCGACAAAATCGCCCGACGCAACGTCTCCCGCACAAACT
Protein-coding regions in this window:
- a CDS encoding GntR family transcriptional regulator; its protein translation is MSECSLLDFSQPRRTAHQFVRETLRRAILSGALVGGSRLVQADLAGQLGVSTT